The Candidatus Koribacter versatilis Ellin345 genome has a segment encoding these proteins:
- a CDS encoding sensor histidine kinase, with protein sequence MAGGIALPSLFGTTLLGLAAGLAGGAVLYLIARVHYRKLFRQMQVAFELAEHSEHERDLAQQELVRRLEEERELAKEKIQFEAQLGDYEKYAALAQLALGAAHEINNPLLGILSHLEWEKKTADAATKEEIDQCIEGAKRISSAVRGLLNYARPGPLLLGRIHLDRLVAETVAFIAHQPMFRAIRLENRVPSDLPPITADSNQISQVLMNLLLNAAQATPPGGTVTVSAEKVKFNELIELRVSDTGAGIPPDILPHVFEPFFTTKRNQGTGLGLSISQAYVRSHSGTIHVESQQNRGTIVRIVLPIRQEGRPVLQDEEVVV encoded by the coding sequence GTGGCAGGAGGCATAGCGCTTCCCTCGCTGTTTGGAACGACGCTCCTTGGACTGGCGGCAGGGCTTGCCGGCGGAGCGGTGCTTTACCTCATCGCGCGCGTGCACTACCGCAAACTTTTCCGGCAAATGCAAGTGGCGTTTGAACTGGCCGAGCACAGTGAGCACGAGCGCGATCTTGCGCAGCAAGAACTGGTGCGGCGGCTTGAGGAAGAGCGCGAGTTGGCGAAGGAAAAAATCCAGTTTGAAGCGCAGCTCGGCGACTACGAGAAGTACGCGGCGTTGGCGCAACTGGCGCTGGGAGCGGCGCACGAAATCAACAATCCCTTGCTCGGCATTCTGTCGCACCTCGAGTGGGAGAAGAAAACCGCAGACGCGGCGACAAAGGAAGAGATCGATCAATGCATTGAGGGCGCGAAGCGGATTTCGTCGGCGGTGCGCGGGCTGTTGAACTACGCGCGGCCGGGACCGCTATTGCTCGGCCGCATCCATCTCGATCGCCTGGTGGCGGAGACGGTTGCGTTTATTGCGCACCAGCCGATGTTTCGTGCGATTCGTCTCGAGAACCGTGTGCCGTCAGATCTGCCGCCAATTACCGCAGATTCGAACCAGATATCGCAGGTGCTGATGAACCTGCTTTTGAATGCGGCGCAGGCGACGCCGCCCGGCGGGACGGTGACGGTATCGGCGGAGAAGGTAAAGTTCAACGAACTGATTGAGCTGCGAGTGAGCGACACCGGCGCGGGTATTCCTCCGGACATTCTGCCGCACGTCTTCGAGCCATTCTTCACCACCAAGCGCAACCAGGGGACAGGACTTGGGCTGAGCATCAGCCAGGCTTACGTGCGCAGCCACAGTGGGACGATCCACGTGGAGAGCCAACAGAATCGTGGAACGATTGTTCGTATCGTGCTGCCAATCCGGCAGGAAGGACGACCAGTGTTGCAGGACGAGGAGGTCGTAGTCTAG
- a CDS encoding sigma-54-dependent transcriptional regulator: protein MAYSILICDDEALTLKTISRALEAEGYEIFLAQSGEQAVEIAQREHPDIALLDVVLPGIDGVEVLRQLKRLDSSIVVVMMSAYRVVERAVEALKLGAYDYLTKPFHVSDMVNTIGRASEVLALRVRVRDSVQDARGRYDFGRVVTRNAALAAMLEQAKKAAESDKTTILIQGESGTGKEVMAKTIHYYSPRAQQPLVSLNCAALPDTLLESELFGYEPGAYTDARRRKEGLLEKAHAGTLFLDEIGNMSFSVQAKLLRVLEEGNFMRLGGTRTIQVDVRIIAATNKVLKDAVSRGEFRDDLFYRLNVMPLFIPPLRERKEDTVPIALDMMKRFNKDLKKNFTGMTPEAAECLRAYTWPGNIRELRNVMERTMILATHGDISLDDLPHEIREFDAPPETSSGEVEISSLTTPFVTLEELEDRYILEVLTATGNNKTHAARILGIHPTSLARKLKRIPEEVAAEH, encoded by the coding sequence GTGGCCTACTCGATCCTCATCTGCGACGACGAAGCTCTGACGCTGAAGACGATCAGCCGCGCCCTGGAGGCTGAGGGTTACGAGATCTTCCTTGCCCAGAGTGGCGAGCAGGCAGTGGAGATCGCGCAGAGGGAGCATCCGGACATCGCACTGCTCGATGTGGTGCTGCCGGGTATCGACGGCGTGGAAGTGCTGCGCCAATTGAAGCGGCTGGATTCATCGATCGTGGTGGTGATGATGAGCGCTTATCGCGTCGTGGAGCGCGCGGTGGAAGCGCTGAAACTCGGCGCCTACGACTACCTGACGAAGCCATTTCACGTCTCAGATATGGTGAACACCATCGGGCGCGCAAGCGAGGTTCTGGCGCTTCGTGTTCGGGTGCGCGATTCCGTTCAGGATGCGCGCGGGCGCTACGACTTCGGAAGAGTGGTGACGCGAAACGCCGCGCTGGCGGCGATGCTGGAGCAGGCCAAGAAAGCTGCGGAGTCGGACAAAACTACGATCCTGATTCAGGGCGAGAGCGGCACGGGCAAAGAAGTGATGGCGAAGACAATCCATTACTACAGCCCACGAGCGCAGCAACCCCTGGTCTCGCTGAACTGCGCGGCGCTGCCGGACACGCTGTTGGAGAGCGAGCTGTTCGGTTACGAACCTGGCGCGTATACCGACGCGCGGCGGCGCAAAGAAGGCCTGCTGGAGAAAGCACACGCCGGAACGTTGTTCCTGGATGAGATCGGGAACATGTCGTTCAGTGTGCAGGCAAAGCTGCTGCGCGTGTTGGAGGAAGGCAACTTCATGCGCCTGGGCGGAACGCGGACAATCCAGGTCGATGTGCGAATCATTGCGGCAACAAACAAAGTTCTGAAGGATGCCGTGTCGCGTGGAGAGTTTCGCGACGATCTCTTCTACCGTCTCAACGTAATGCCGCTCTTCATCCCGCCATTACGCGAACGCAAAGAAGACACTGTGCCGATCGCGCTCGACATGATGAAGCGCTTCAACAAAGACTTGAAAAAGAACTTCACTGGAATGACGCCAGAGGCTGCCGAGTGCCTGCGCGCCTACACCTGGCCCGGGAACATCCGCGAATTGCGCAATGTAATGGAACGGACGATGATCCTTGCGACTCACGGTGACATTTCGCTCGATGACTTGCCGCACGAGATTCGGGAGTTCGACGCCCCGCCGGAAACATCGTCCGGCGAGGTGGAGATCTCATCGCTAACCACGCCGTTTGTCACCCTCGAAGAGTTGGAGGATCGGTACATTCTTGAGGTGCTTACCGCGACGGGAAATAATAAGACGCACGCGGCGAGGATCCTGGGAATCCATCCAACGTCATTGGCGCGAAAACTGAAGAGGATTCCAGAAGAAGTAGCCGCAGAGCACTAG
- a CDS encoding YqcC family protein produces the protein MNKHKLAEECAEAVDKIEAEMKRIGYWQEAPLREEQYGFQQAFAMDTMTYAQWLQFAFLPRVREAITSQQFPKSSDVGTQAIREFDGDINASGLVTRLCDFDALFS, from the coding sequence ATGAACAAACATAAGCTGGCAGAAGAATGCGCGGAAGCAGTCGACAAGATTGAAGCCGAGATGAAGCGCATCGGGTATTGGCAGGAAGCGCCGCTTCGCGAGGAGCAGTACGGATTCCAGCAGGCGTTTGCCATGGACACGATGACCTACGCGCAGTGGCTGCAGTTCGCCTTTTTGCCCAGGGTGCGCGAGGCCATCACGAGCCAGCAGTTTCCAAAAAGCAGCGACGTGGGAACCCAGGCAATTCGAGAGTTCGACGGTGACATAAACGCCTCAGGACTCGTAACACGGTTGTGCGACTTTGACGCGCTGTTCTCCTAA
- a CDS encoding glutaredoxin family protein, protein MNLTLYSAQWCPDCRVAKRFLDKHKIPYREVNIETTPGAAEELIRNVGKRAIPQFVIDGKWVQPYRPGHGFLYDEMAELLGVSS, encoded by the coding sequence ATGAATTTGACGCTCTACTCAGCTCAGTGGTGCCCGGATTGCCGGGTGGCCAAACGGTTTCTCGATAAACACAAGATCCCCTATCGGGAGGTCAACATAGAGACGACGCCTGGCGCGGCGGAGGAATTGATCCGCAATGTTGGGAAGCGGGCGATCCCGCAGTTCGTCATCGACGGTAAGTGGGTACAGCCTTATCGTCCGGGACATGGTTTTTTGTACGACGAGATGGCGGAGCTTCTCGGCGTAAGTTCGTAA
- a CDS encoding pyridoxamine 5'-phosphate oxidase family protein has product MSLNSERTTVRREPHRGVYDRETIHAILDAGFVCHMGFVHDGHPFVIPTSYWRIDNDLYVHGSSASRMLRNLAAGLEVCVTVTHIDGLVLARSAFNHSVNYRSVVVLGKGTPLETDEEKIAALRAFTERLAPGRWNEIRYPNAQELKATSVLKVPLTEASAKVRQGPPEDDADDYALSCWAGVVPFETVVGPAERDPKLREEISAPRYVEQYSGPRR; this is encoded by the coding sequence ATGTCCTTGAACTCGGAGCGCACCACGGTGCGCCGCGAACCCCATCGTGGTGTGTACGACCGCGAGACCATCCACGCGATTCTCGACGCCGGCTTCGTCTGCCACATGGGCTTCGTTCACGACGGCCACCCCTTCGTTATCCCGACGAGCTACTGGCGTATTGATAACGATCTATATGTCCATGGCTCCTCCGCAAGCCGGATGCTGCGCAACCTAGCCGCCGGCCTCGAAGTCTGCGTGACGGTCACGCACATTGACGGTCTCGTGCTCGCGCGCTCCGCGTTCAATCACTCGGTCAACTATCGCTCTGTCGTCGTGCTGGGAAAGGGAACACCTCTCGAGACGGATGAAGAAAAGATCGCGGCGCTGCGCGCGTTTACGGAGCGTCTCGCCCCCGGTCGATGGAACGAGATCCGCTACCCGAATGCGCAGGAACTCAAAGCGACCAGCGTTCTCAAAGTCCCGCTCACCGAAGCCTCCGCGAAGGTTCGGCAAGGCCCACCCGAAGACGACGCCGATGATTACGCGCTGAGCTGCTGGGCGGGGGTGGTGCCATTCGAAACGGTGGTGGGGCCGGCGGAGCGGGATCCGAAGTTGCGGGAAGAGATCTCGGCGCCTCGTTATGTTGAGCAATACAGCGGGCCTCGACGTTGA
- the msrB gene encoding peptide-methionine (R)-S-oxide reductase MsrB, whose protein sequence is MADKVNKTSEQWREQLTPEQYHVARERGTERAFTGKYWNTHTDGTYKCICCGEPLFSSEAKFDSGCGWPSFFVPLDQQNVTELEDRGFGMTRTEVRCSKCDAHLGHVFEDGPKPTGLRYCINSASIDLDPKEKK, encoded by the coding sequence ATGGCCGACAAGGTCAACAAGACATCCGAACAGTGGCGCGAACAGCTCACACCCGAGCAGTACCACGTCGCCCGCGAACGCGGCACCGAGCGCGCCTTCACCGGTAAATATTGGAACACTCACACCGACGGCACGTACAAGTGCATCTGCTGTGGCGAACCGCTGTTTTCTTCCGAAGCCAAATTTGATTCCGGCTGCGGATGGCCAAGCTTCTTCGTCCCGCTCGACCAGCAGAACGTCACCGAGCTCGAAGACCGCGGATTCGGCATGACACGCACCGAAGTCCGATGCTCTAAGTGCGACGCCCATCTCGGCCACGTCTTCGAAGACGGCCCCAAGCCTACGGGCCTGCGCTACTGCATCAACTCGGCTTCGATCGATCTCGACCCGAAAGAGAAGAAATAA
- a CDS encoding dienelactone hydrolase family protein, producing the protein MKVVLEKTLVVMIAALLLSCATFAATPKEVTYKSGNDTVKAILYAPDGAKGKLPALVVIHEWWGLNDWVKEQASKLADQGYVTLAIDLYRGGVAKTSDEAHELMRGVPNDRASRDLTAAAEFLRSQPNVDASRVGDIGWCMGGGYALDLALSDAKLKASVINYGHLMVEPSNLAKINAAVLGLFGAQDRGIPVDSVKAFGDELKKQGKTVEIKIYDDAGHAFENPNNKDGYRAADAEDAWKRTTAFLEKNLKGK; encoded by the coding sequence ATGAAAGTGGTACTTGAAAAGACTCTCGTGGTCATGATTGCGGCGCTGTTGCTGAGTTGCGCAACCTTTGCAGCGACCCCCAAAGAAGTTACCTATAAGAGCGGCAACGACACGGTCAAAGCCATCCTGTATGCGCCCGATGGCGCGAAGGGCAAGCTGCCCGCGCTTGTCGTCATTCATGAGTGGTGGGGGTTGAATGATTGGGTGAAGGAACAGGCATCGAAGCTGGCGGACCAGGGATATGTGACTCTGGCGATCGATCTGTATCGCGGCGGCGTGGCGAAGACTTCCGACGAAGCTCATGAGTTGATGCGGGGCGTACCGAATGATCGGGCGTCGCGAGATTTGACGGCGGCGGCGGAGTTTTTGCGGTCGCAACCGAATGTGGATGCGTCGCGCGTAGGAGACATTGGGTGGTGTATGGGCGGCGGATATGCGCTCGACCTCGCGCTCTCGGACGCGAAGCTGAAGGCCTCGGTGATTAATTACGGGCATCTGATGGTGGAACCTAGCAATCTGGCGAAGATCAACGCTGCGGTGCTGGGACTTTTCGGCGCGCAGGACCGCGGGATTCCGGTGGACAGCGTAAAGGCGTTCGGCGACGAGTTGAAGAAGCAGGGGAAGACCGTGGAGATCAAGATTTACGACGACGCGGGACATGCGTTTGAGAATCCGAATAACAAGGATGGGTATCGAGCGGCCGATGCCGAGGATGCTTGGAAACGGACGACGGCGTTTTTAGAGAAGAATTTGAAGGGCAAATAG
- a CDS encoding DUF695 domain-containing protein, protein MLQYVPDHSEEVWLFRKNLRPRFSPADQEFRRVAYITFHYRISGPKKLPTAAEMEMFSDLEEEIINGEGHSFTLVAVATKTGVRDYMFYVSDPKSIQQCASNLMDRFAEYGVQLEVEDDPDWKHYLDFPGGQDVQ, encoded by the coding sequence TTGTTGCAGTACGTACCGGATCACTCCGAAGAGGTCTGGCTCTTCCGGAAGAACCTTCGTCCGCGATTTTCGCCTGCAGACCAGGAATTCCGCCGTGTAGCGTATATTACGTTCCACTACCGGATCTCTGGACCGAAGAAGCTGCCGACCGCCGCTGAGATGGAAATGTTTTCGGACCTGGAGGAAGAGATCATCAATGGGGAAGGACACAGCTTCACTTTAGTTGCCGTAGCCACCAAGACGGGAGTGCGCGACTATATGTTCTATGTGAGCGATCCAAAATCGATCCAGCAATGCGCATCGAACCTAATGGACCGATTCGCGGAGTACGGCGTCCAACTCGAAGTGGAAGATGATCCGGACTGGAAGCACTACCTCGATTTTCCAGGCGGTCAGGACGTCCAATAG
- a CDS encoding histone deacetylase family protein: protein MSRRLFYTDHYTLPLPEGHRFPISKYKLLREMLERDSLFEFVPAPLAKPEVIALVHDAAYVEQFVQGELSAQAMRRIGFPWSPELVKRTLGSVGGTLSAGMDALSSGFGGTLAGGTHHAFRSEGSGYCVFNDIAIAILYLRSKGLAQRAAVIDLDVHQGDGTAQIFQNDALVLTISVHSRANFPFRKQVSKIDIELEDATHDDEYLNVVDGLLPRVADFKPEILFYQSGVDGLATDSLGRLALTHAGLKERDRRVCTFARSFGVPLVITLGGGYSLPIEHTVTAHANTFRTAADVFVV, encoded by the coding sequence GTGTCCCGCCGATTGTTTTATACCGACCATTACACCCTTCCCTTGCCTGAGGGACACCGGTTTCCGATTTCAAAATACAAATTGCTGCGCGAGATGTTGGAGCGCGATTCGCTCTTTGAGTTTGTCCCGGCACCGCTGGCTAAGCCGGAGGTGATTGCACTCGTGCATGACGCTGCCTACGTTGAACAATTTGTTCAGGGGGAGTTGAGTGCGCAGGCGATGCGGAGGATTGGGTTTCCGTGGTCGCCGGAGTTGGTGAAGCGGACACTCGGATCGGTGGGCGGAACGTTGAGTGCGGGGATGGATGCGTTGAGCTCAGGATTCGGTGGGACGCTGGCAGGTGGGACGCATCACGCCTTCCGTAGCGAAGGCTCTGGCTATTGCGTCTTCAACGATATCGCCATCGCCATTCTCTACCTGCGAAGCAAAGGCCTCGCTCAGCGCGCTGCCGTGATCGATCTCGACGTGCACCAGGGCGATGGCACAGCGCAGATATTTCAGAACGATGCGTTGGTACTGACGATCTCAGTCCATAGCCGAGCGAATTTTCCGTTTCGCAAGCAGGTGAGCAAGATCGACATCGAGTTGGAAGACGCAACGCACGATGACGAGTATTTGAACGTTGTTGATGGGTTGTTGCCGCGGGTGGCGGATTTCAAACCCGAGATTTTGTTCTATCAATCAGGCGTGGATGGGTTGGCGACGGATTCGCTGGGGAGATTGGCATTGACCCACGCAGGTTTAAAAGAGCGCGACCGCCGCGTGTGCACCTTCGCGCGCAGCTTCGGCGTGCCGCTGGTCATCACGCTCGGCGGCGGCTACTCGCTCCCCATCGAGCATACCGTCACCGCCCACGCCAACACTTTCCGCACCGCAGCGGATGTTTTTGTCGTGTGA
- the lpdA gene encoding dihydrolipoyl dehydrogenase — protein MADQKTPNIAVIGGGPGGYAAAFLAADLGMTVTLIDMELNPGGVCLYRGCIPSKALLHVAKLIEEAKHSTNWGVTYDAPKIDLERLRTFKEGVVKKLTGGLGQLSKQRKVTYIQGKATLVDSCTVKVEKTAGGEETLHFDKLILATGSRPAVIPAFNIGSPRVMDSTGALNLEDIPKRLLVVGGGYIGLELGSVYAAIGSKVSVVEMTAGLLPGADRDLVAPLHKRLTGIFEAIMLNTTVISIADTGSAVKVKFKTQDGKEEEQTYDRVLVSVGRKPNSQIPGLDKTRVKVNQKGFLQVNPSLMTDDPFIYAIGDVVGEPMLAHKASHEGLVAVESIAGHKVAFEPQAIPAVVFTDPEIAWAGLTETQAQNEGREVTVTKFPWAASGRAVTIDRTEGLTKLIIDPQTERVLGVGICGPGAGEMIAEGVVAIEMGALAGDIKLSIHPHPTLSETIMEAAEVFYGQSTHIYRPKRK, from the coding sequence ATGGCCGACCAGAAAACTCCCAACATCGCTGTCATCGGTGGCGGCCCCGGCGGTTATGCCGCTGCGTTCCTCGCCGCCGACCTCGGCATGACCGTCACCCTCATCGACATGGAACTCAACCCCGGCGGCGTCTGCCTCTACCGCGGCTGCATCCCGTCGAAGGCGCTCCTCCATGTCGCCAAGTTGATCGAAGAAGCCAAGCACTCCACGAACTGGGGCGTCACCTACGACGCGCCGAAGATCGACCTCGAGCGCCTGCGCACCTTCAAGGAAGGCGTGGTCAAGAAGCTCACTGGCGGACTCGGCCAGCTCTCGAAGCAACGCAAGGTCACCTACATCCAGGGCAAAGCCACGCTCGTCGACTCCTGCACCGTCAAGGTCGAGAAGACCGCAGGCGGTGAAGAGACGCTGCACTTCGATAAGCTCATTCTCGCCACCGGCTCCCGCCCCGCGGTCATACCGGCGTTCAACATCGGCTCACCGCGCGTGATGGATTCCACTGGCGCGCTCAACCTCGAAGACATTCCCAAGCGCCTGCTGGTAGTCGGCGGCGGCTACATCGGGCTCGAACTCGGCTCCGTCTATGCGGCCATCGGCAGCAAGGTCAGCGTCGTGGAAATGACGGCTGGATTGCTTCCCGGTGCGGATCGCGATCTCGTTGCCCCGCTGCACAAGCGCCTCACTGGCATCTTCGAAGCCATCATGCTCAACACCACCGTCATCAGCATTGCCGACACTGGCAGTGCCGTGAAGGTGAAATTCAAAACGCAGGACGGCAAAGAAGAAGAGCAGACCTACGATCGCGTCCTCGTCTCCGTCGGGCGCAAGCCGAACTCGCAGATCCCCGGCCTCGACAAGACGCGCGTCAAGGTGAACCAGAAGGGCTTCCTCCAGGTGAACCCGTCGCTCATGACCGACGATCCATTCATCTACGCCATCGGCGACGTCGTCGGCGAACCGATGCTCGCGCACAAGGCCTCACACGAAGGTCTCGTCGCCGTCGAATCCATCGCCGGCCATAAAGTCGCCTTCGAACCGCAAGCCATTCCGGCTGTCGTTTTCACCGACCCAGAAATTGCGTGGGCCGGCCTCACCGAAACTCAGGCTCAAAACGAAGGCCGCGAAGTCACGGTCACGAAATTCCCCTGGGCTGCCAGCGGTCGAGCCGTCACCATCGACCGCACCGAGGGCCTCACCAAGCTCATCATCGACCCGCAAACTGAGCGCGTGTTAGGTGTCGGCATCTGTGGCCCGGGCGCTGGTGAAATGATCGCCGAAGGCGTGGTCGCCATCGAGATGGGTGCCCTAGCAGGCGACATCAAGCTCAGCATCCATCCGCATCCGACCTTGTCGGAGACGATCATGGAAGCGGCGGAAGTCTTCTACGGACAATCCACCCACATCTACCGTCCGAAGCGGAAATAG
- a CDS encoding dihydrolipoyllysine-residue acetyltransferase — protein MAQEFKLPELGENIASGDLVRVMVKPGDTVKEGQPVIELETDKAVIEVPSTVSGKVQEVKVQKGQKLKVGAIIFTYGDGAAAAPVQPAAPAKTEDKPKAEPKAEAPKQAAPSAAKPAASTGTKQTIEFKLPELGENIKQGQLVRIIAKQGASVSDGQPILELETDKAVIEVPATLTGTIKEVHVKEGDKIGVGQTIFTVETTEGNTQPPHPHTNTEGNTQPPTGGGASSNTEGNTQPPHPHSNTEGNPQPPTGGGGSSSATAARDFELSGQQLARLQFELALRSEGKTEREAHPPDVRDLGVRVSLTPLTPGRPTVAASPTVRRLAREIGVDIVQVKGTGPGGRISEGDVKLFAKQLIVRLQHEAATAKAAPKVVLPDFSKWGSIEKEQMRSIRRKTAERLTQAWTTIPHVTQHDRADITELEKLREKFAKQAEAAGGKLTVTAIALKVIAAAMKKFPKFNASIDIDREEIIYKKYVHIGVAVDTEAGLLVPVLRNVDQKNVYQIAAEMNELSKRARERKLKPEEMEGGTFTITNLGGIGGTSFTPIVNLPEVAILGLSRGRTEPVWVNDHFEPRTMLPLSLSYDHRIIDGADAARYLRWVADALEQPVLLLLQG, from the coding sequence GTGGCACAGGAATTTAAACTCCCCGAACTGGGTGAGAATATTGCCAGCGGCGACCTGGTTCGTGTGATGGTGAAGCCCGGCGACACCGTCAAGGAAGGCCAGCCTGTGATCGAACTCGAGACGGACAAGGCCGTCATCGAAGTTCCTTCCACCGTCAGCGGCAAGGTACAGGAAGTCAAAGTCCAAAAAGGCCAGAAGCTGAAAGTCGGCGCCATCATCTTCACCTATGGCGACGGCGCGGCCGCCGCCCCGGTGCAGCCCGCGGCTCCTGCAAAGACCGAAGACAAACCCAAGGCCGAGCCTAAGGCTGAAGCACCCAAGCAAGCTGCGCCTTCTGCTGCAAAACCTGCCGCGAGCACCGGCACAAAACAAACGATCGAGTTCAAGCTTCCGGAACTAGGCGAGAACATAAAGCAAGGCCAGCTCGTCCGCATCATCGCTAAGCAAGGTGCGAGTGTCAGCGACGGCCAACCGATCCTCGAACTTGAAACCGACAAAGCTGTCATCGAAGTTCCCGCCACATTGACCGGCACCATCAAAGAAGTGCATGTGAAGGAAGGCGACAAGATCGGCGTTGGCCAAACGATCTTCACCGTCGAAACCACCGAGGGTAACACCCAGCCGCCACATCCACACACCAACACCGAGGGCAACACGCAACCGCCCACCGGCGGCGGCGCTTCCTCGAACACGGAAGGCAATACTCAGCCCCCGCATCCGCACTCCAACACCGAAGGCAATCCACAGCCGCCCACTGGCGGCGGTGGATCTTCTTCCGCGACCGCTGCTCGCGACTTCGAACTCAGCGGACAGCAACTTGCTCGCCTTCAGTTCGAACTCGCTCTGCGCAGCGAAGGCAAAACCGAACGCGAGGCGCATCCGCCCGACGTTCGTGATCTTGGCGTGCGGGTCTCTCTCACGCCACTGACGCCGGGCCGTCCCACTGTCGCCGCGTCGCCCACGGTACGCCGTCTCGCTCGCGAAATCGGCGTCGACATCGTGCAGGTGAAGGGAACCGGTCCCGGCGGACGCATCAGCGAAGGGGATGTAAAGCTCTTCGCAAAGCAACTGATCGTGCGCCTCCAGCACGAAGCCGCTACCGCGAAGGCCGCTCCCAAGGTCGTGCTCCCCGACTTCAGCAAGTGGGGCTCGATCGAGAAAGAGCAGATGCGCAGCATTCGGCGCAAAACTGCTGAGCGTCTCACGCAGGCCTGGACCACCATCCCGCACGTTACTCAGCACGACCGCGCTGATATCACCGAGCTCGAAAAGCTGCGCGAGAAGTTCGCGAAGCAAGCCGAAGCCGCGGGTGGCAAGCTCACAGTCACGGCCATCGCGCTCAAAGTCATTGCTGCCGCGATGAAGAAGTTCCCCAAGTTCAACGCGTCCATCGATATCGATCGCGAAGAAATTATCTATAAGAAGTACGTGCACATCGGCGTCGCCGTTGACACTGAAGCCGGACTCCTCGTTCCCGTACTTCGCAACGTGGACCAGAAAAACGTCTATCAGATCGCGGCCGAGATGAACGAACTCTCGAAGCGCGCGCGCGAACGCAAGCTCAAGCCGGAAGAGATGGAAGGTGGCACCTTCACCATCACCAACCTCGGTGGCATTGGCGGCACATCATTCACGCCGATCGTGAACCTCCCCGAGGTTGCCATCCTGGGCCTCTCGCGCGGACGCACTGAGCCCGTGTGGGTCAACGATCACTTCGAGCCCCGGACGATGCTCCCGCTCTCGCTCAGCTACGACCACCGCATCATTGATGGTGCCGACGCCGCCCGCTACCTTCGCTGGGTCGCTGACGCGCTCGAACAACCGGTGCTGCTGCTCCTGCAAGGTTGA